One part of the Bacillus solimangrovi genome encodes these proteins:
- a CDS encoding F0F1 ATP synthase subunit gamma gives MASLRDIKARITSTKKTKQITKAMQMVSASKLNRAEMNAKSFVPYMNKIQEVVASIALGSNGVNHPMLESRDVKKTGYLVITSDRGLAGAYNSNVLRNVYQKIQERHNSTDEYGIIVMGRVGRDFFKKRNMPIIEEIVGVNDEPLFSDIKDIASKAVKYFAEGTYDELYMYYNHFVSAIQQDFTENKLLPLTDLAGEVDGTALSSYEYEPSQEEILEELLPQYAESLIYGALLDGKASEHAARMTAMKSATDNADDLISTLTLSYNRARQAAITQEITEIVGGAAALE, from the coding sequence GTGGCATCTTTACGCGACATTAAAGCGAGAATTACCTCGACAAAGAAAACGAAGCAGATTACAAAAGCTATGCAGATGGTATCTGCCTCTAAGTTGAATCGTGCTGAAATGAATGCGAAATCATTCGTTCCATATATGAATAAAATTCAGGAAGTTGTTGCAAGTATCGCACTAGGTAGCAATGGTGTGAATCATCCGATGTTAGAGAGCCGTGATGTTAAGAAAACAGGTTATCTAGTTATCACTTCAGACCGTGGCCTAGCTGGGGCATATAATAGTAACGTACTTCGAAATGTTTACCAGAAGATTCAGGAACGACATAACTCTACAGATGAGTACGGTATTATCGTTATGGGTCGTGTTGGACGCGATTTCTTTAAAAAGCGCAACATGCCTATCATTGAAGAAATTGTTGGAGTTAATGATGAACCGTTGTTTTCTGATATAAAGGATATTGCTAGTAAAGCTGTAAAATATTTTGCTGAAGGTACATATGATGAACTTTATATGTACTATAACCACTTTGTGAGTGCAATTCAGCAAGATTTCACTGAGAATAAGCTTCTACCGCTAACAGACTTAGCTGGAGAGGTAGATGGAACAGCATTAAGTTCGTATGAATACGAACCATCTCAAGAAGAGATTTTAGAAGAGCTGTTACCACAATATGCCGAAAGCCTAATCTACGGTGCATTGCTCGATGGTAAAGCAAGTGAGCATGCGGCTCGTATGACAGCGATGAAAAGTGCAACTGATAATGCAGATGACCTTATTAGTACACTTACACTTTCTTACAACCGTGCGCGTCAAGCAGCAATTACCCAAGAGATCACTGAGATTGTCGGCGGTGCAGCAGCACTAGAATAG
- the atpD gene encoding F0F1 ATP synthase subunit beta, which translates to MNKGRITQVLGPVVDVKFESGQLPEIYNALKVEYNANSESDSKTDLTLEVALHLGDDMVRTVAMASTDGIMRGMDVLDTGAPISVPVGEVTLGRVFNVLGDKIDLDEELPADTHRDPIHRLAPKFEELSTETEILETGIKVVDLLAPYIKGGKIGLFGGAGVGKTVLIQELINNIAQEHGGISVFAGVGERTREGNDLYYEMKDSGVINKTAMVFGQMNEPPGARQRVALTGLTMAEHFRDEQGQDVLLFIDNIFRFTQAGSEVSALLGRMPSAVGYQPTLATEMGQLQERITSTNKGSITSIQAVYVPADDYTDPAPATTFAHLDATTNLERKLSEMGIYPAVDPLASTSRALSPDIVGEEHYNVARQVQQTLQRYKELQDIIAILGMDELSDEDKQTVSRARRIQFFLSQNFHVAEQFTGQKGSYVPVQETIKGFGEILDGKHDDLPEDAFRLVGRIEEVVEKAKEMQGA; encoded by the coding sequence ATGAATAAAGGACGTATTACCCAAGTTTTGGGTCCAGTTGTTGACGTTAAGTTCGAAAGTGGTCAACTACCGGAAATTTATAACGCCCTTAAGGTTGAATATAATGCAAATTCAGAGTCAGATTCAAAGACTGATTTGACTTTAGAGGTTGCCCTTCACCTAGGTGACGATATGGTTCGTACTGTTGCGATGGCATCTACAGATGGTATCATGCGTGGTATGGACGTTTTAGATACAGGTGCACCAATTTCAGTTCCAGTAGGTGAAGTAACACTTGGTCGTGTATTCAACGTTTTAGGTGATAAGATTGACCTTGATGAGGAGCTTCCAGCGGACACGCACCGTGATCCAATTCATCGTCTAGCACCGAAATTTGAAGAGTTATCAACAGAAACTGAAATTCTTGAAACTGGAATTAAAGTAGTTGATTTACTTGCCCCTTATATTAAAGGTGGAAAAATCGGTCTATTCGGTGGTGCAGGTGTAGGAAAAACGGTATTAATCCAGGAGCTTATTAATAATATCGCTCAAGAGCACGGTGGTATTTCAGTATTTGCCGGTGTAGGAGAGCGTACTCGTGAAGGTAATGACCTTTACTATGAAATGAAAGACTCTGGAGTAATTAATAAAACGGCAATGGTATTCGGTCAAATGAATGAGCCACCAGGTGCACGTCAACGTGTTGCCCTTACTGGTTTAACAATGGCTGAACATTTCCGTGATGAACAAGGTCAAGACGTACTATTGTTCATCGACAACATTTTCCGTTTCACGCAAGCTGGTTCAGAGGTATCAGCCCTACTTGGTCGTATGCCATCTGCCGTTGGTTATCAACCAACTCTTGCAACTGAAATGGGTCAATTACAAGAGCGTATCACTTCTACAAATAAAGGTTCGATCACATCTATTCAAGCAGTATATGTACCTGCCGATGACTATACTGACCCGGCACCGGCTACAACATTTGCTCACTTAGATGCAACAACGAACCTTGAGCGTAAATTGTCTGAGATGGGTATCTACCCTGCGGTGGATCCACTTGCATCAACTTCACGTGCTCTTTCACCTGATATTGTTGGTGAAGAACACTATAATGTTGCACGTCAAGTACAGCAGACACTACAACGTTATAAAGAACTTCAAGATATTATCGCCATCTTAGGTATGGATGAATTATCTGATGAAGATAAACAGACTGTTAGCCGTGCACGTCGAATTCAATTCTTCTTATCACAGAATTTCCACGTTGCAGAACAGTTCACTGGACAAAAAGGTTCTTATGTACCTGTTCAGGAAACAATTAAAGGGTTTGGTGAAATCCTTGATGGTAAGCACGATGATCTTCCAGAAGATGCGTTCCGCCTAGTAGGACGTATTGAAGAAGTTGTCGAAAAAGCGAAAGAAATGCAAGGAGCATAA
- a CDS encoding S8 family serine peptidase, whose product MNRKLMNVFYCFIIIMFSVINEEPVHAVEKLSSYIIELERDQPLEKFEQKLTDTKITDRYEYAFYGFAVEVDKFEIDRIAQIKGVKAVYPSVSYKVALDESVRFIGADQIRRKLSKDKSLTGKGVKVGVIDTGIDYNHRDLKDSYYGGYDLVDQDDDPMETTLEQGEPTQHGTHVAGIIAANGKLKGVAPKAEIYAYRAIGPGGTGTSEQVIAAIERAVKDGMDIINLSLGNDVNGPDWPTSIALNGAAEQGVVAVTSNGNSGPGMWTVGSPGTASKAISVGASTPSMTVPYIRLNREELTPVQLLTGSPKWDINKSYEVIDAKKGTTEDLQGSTGKLVLIERGDTSFTEKAQNAQKAGARAVFIYNNEEGSYNGLLEAGISIPVAALGKETGEQLKAEIIQGHVYLETVRKEIDDQLALFSSRGPVTVEWGIKPDLTAPGVAIKSTVPDGYTPLDGTSMASPHVAGAAALILQLHPDWEPNQVKAALMNTAKKLTNDEGETYKVYEQGAGRIQLQEAVIADTLIYPSSLTFGFWNKRLERQQRGIQLKVENHSAVDKKVTFNPPSYKAGIQWKLPSSFTLRPFEKKDVTVTLDVQPQFMNQGIHDGWLNVNVGRESTAIPYLYLVDELSYPKVMGFDFSWDEHEDGYKYELYLSKGADEVFIFLIEPNTMKLTPLKADKLSYSKGRQAGVFTREELNVGDGVYYAVASIEIDGETYLNETIVEIGKFGESKQHISEDLVEY is encoded by the coding sequence ATGAATAGAAAACTTATGAATGTGTTCTATTGTTTTATTATTATAATGTTTTCTGTAATTAATGAAGAACCAGTACATGCTGTTGAGAAATTAAGCTCTTATATTATAGAACTAGAACGAGATCAGCCATTAGAGAAATTTGAACAAAAATTAACTGACACGAAGATCACAGATCGGTATGAATACGCTTTTTACGGATTTGCAGTAGAAGTAGATAAATTTGAGATTGATCGAATTGCTCAAATTAAAGGTGTAAAAGCAGTATACCCGAGTGTGTCTTATAAAGTAGCTCTTGATGAAAGTGTACGCTTTATTGGTGCTGATCAAATTCGAAGGAAACTTTCTAAGGATAAGTCGCTTACAGGAAAAGGTGTGAAAGTAGGTGTAATTGATACTGGCATTGATTATAATCATCGAGATTTAAAAGACAGTTACTATGGTGGGTATGATCTTGTTGATCAAGATGATGATCCAATGGAAACGACATTAGAGCAAGGAGAGCCTACACAACATGGTACACATGTTGCCGGGATCATCGCAGCCAATGGAAAATTAAAAGGTGTTGCGCCTAAGGCAGAAATTTACGCATACCGGGCAATTGGTCCTGGTGGAACAGGTACGTCTGAACAAGTGATTGCTGCAATTGAACGAGCTGTTAAGGATGGCATGGATATTATTAACTTATCATTAGGGAATGATGTGAATGGTCCAGATTGGCCAACTAGTATTGCTCTAAATGGAGCAGCTGAACAGGGAGTGGTTGCTGTAACGTCTAATGGGAATTCAGGACCCGGCATGTGGACGGTTGGTTCACCGGGTACGGCATCTAAAGCAATTTCAGTAGGTGCATCGACACCATCGATGACAGTACCTTATATTAGATTAAATCGTGAAGAGTTGACTCCTGTTCAATTATTAACGGGGTCACCTAAATGGGATATTAACAAAAGTTACGAAGTAATCGATGCAAAAAAAGGAACGACAGAAGATCTTCAAGGTTCAACTGGAAAGCTCGTGCTTATTGAACGAGGAGACACTTCATTTACTGAAAAAGCACAAAATGCTCAAAAAGCTGGGGCTAGGGCTGTATTTATCTATAATAATGAAGAAGGTAGTTATAATGGTCTGCTTGAAGCAGGCATTTCGATCCCGGTAGCCGCTCTCGGTAAAGAAACTGGAGAACAGTTAAAAGCTGAAATTATACAAGGGCACGTCTATTTAGAAACGGTTAGAAAAGAAATCGATGATCAGTTAGCTCTATTCAGCTCACGCGGTCCCGTTACTGTTGAATGGGGGATCAAACCGGATCTTACTGCACCAGGTGTTGCAATTAAAAGTACTGTTCCAGATGGCTATACTCCCTTAGATGGGACAAGTATGGCATCACCACATGTTGCAGGTGCGGCAGCGCTAATATTACAACTTCATCCGGATTGGGAACCTAATCAAGTAAAGGCGGCTTTAATGAATACAGCGAAGAAGTTAACGAATGATGAGGGTGAGACGTATAAGGTGTATGAACAAGGAGCTGGAAGAATTCAGTTACAAGAAGCGGTAATAGCAGATACTCTAATTTATCCAAGCTCACTTACGTTTGGATTTTGGAACAAAAGGTTAGAACGTCAGCAAAGAGGTATTCAGTTAAAGGTTGAAAATCATTCTGCAGTAGATAAGAAGGTTACATTTAACCCCCCATCTTATAAGGCAGGTATCCAATGGAAACTTCCCAGTAGCTTTACGTTGCGACCATTTGAAAAAAAAGATGTGACAGTAACGTTAGATGTCCAACCGCAATTTATGAACCAAGGAATACATGACGGTTGGCTAAACGTCAATGTGGGTCGTGAAAGTACAGCTATTCCTTACTTATATTTAGTCGATGAATTGTCTTATCCAAAAGTAATGGGTTTTGATTTTAGTTGGGACGAACATGAGGATGGGTATAAATATGAGTTATATTTATCGAAAGGTGCAGATGAGGTGTTTATCTTCTTAATTGAACCAAATACGATGAAATTGACACCACTAAAAGCTGATAAGCTTTCTTATTCTAAGGGGCGTCAAGCAGGGGTTTTCACACGAGAAGAGTTGAACGTGGGAGATGGTGTTTATTATGCAGTTGCTAGTATCGAAATTGATGGTGAAACCTATTTGAACGAAACAATCGTAGAAATAGGGAAATTTGGTGAAAGTAAACAGCATATATCGGAGGATTTAGTCGAATATTAA
- a CDS encoding ATP synthase subunit I, with amino-acid sequence MSQFNQMYKRQRKSIINALTIFLIGWGITSYKAVFLGLSIGTAVGLYNYWMMVRKTDRFMEKVASGQSARSLGMISRMALAGLAVLVALNYPDKIHLVSVIIGIMTPYIVIMIDSLVQAFRK; translated from the coding sequence ATGTCTCAATTTAATCAAATGTATAAACGTCAAAGAAAATCCATAATTAATGCGCTTACAATTTTTCTAATTGGATGGGGCATTACATCGTACAAAGCAGTATTCTTAGGATTATCTATAGGAACTGCAGTAGGATTGTACAATTACTGGATGATGGTTAGGAAAACAGACCGTTTCATGGAAAAAGTTGCCTCAGGACAGAGCGCCCGTTCATTAGGGATGATCTCAAGGATGGCATTAGCTGGACTAGCTGTTCTTGTTGCGTTAAATTATCCAGACAAGATTCATTTGGTAAGTGTAATAATTGGAATAATGACTCCTTATATCGTCATTATGATAGATAGTTTAGTTCAAGCCTTTCGCAAGTAG
- a CDS encoding AtpZ/AtpI family protein — protein sequence MALMSAILSQLAGSVLIGIFLGRWIDNKLGTMPLFLIIGLLLGLSTGVYATLHSIRHFYGEEN from the coding sequence ATGGCTTTGATGTCTGCCATTCTTTCGCAATTAGCAGGCTCAGTCTTAATCGGTATTTTCTTAGGAAGATGGATCGATAATAAACTGGGTACAATGCCACTCTTTTTAATCATCGGATTACTCCTCGGTTTGTCTACAGGTGTTTATGCTACCTTACATTCAATTCGTCATTTTTATGGAGAAGAAAACTGA
- the atpE gene encoding F0F1 ATP synthase subunit C produces the protein MGLLAAAIAIGLAALGAGIGNGLIVSRTVEGVARQPELRSALQTIMFIGVALVEAIPIIAVVIAFIVMGQ, from the coding sequence ATGGGTCTTTTAGCAGCTGCAATTGCAATTGGTTTAGCAGCACTTGGTGCAGGTATTGGTAATGGTCTTATCGTAAGTCGTACAGTAGAAGGTGTCGCTCGTCAACCAGAATTACGTAGTGCTCTTCAAACAATTATGTTTATCGGGGTTGCGTTAGTTGAGGCGATTCCAATCATCGCAGTAGTTATTGCATTCATCGTAATGGGTCAATAA
- the atpB gene encoding F0F1 ATP synthase subunit A has translation MEHGAYIVKFLGMTFNMSNVLMISVASLITFLIAVTATRSLKMQPTGMQNFIEWVIDFVKGIIGSTMDWKTGGRFLTLGLTLMMYIFVSNMLGLPFAVIIGDNLWWKSPTADPTITLTLAAMVVALTHFYGIKLKGAGEYGRDFLRPMPFLLPLKIIEEFANTLTLGLRLYGNIFAGEILLGLLAGLATTGIAGTLGAIVPTLLWQAFSVFVGTIQAFIFTMLTMVYMAHKVSHDH, from the coding sequence GTGGAACATGGTGCTTACATTGTTAAATTTTTAGGTATGACATTTAATATGTCAAACGTTCTCATGATTAGTGTAGCATCCTTAATTACTTTTCTAATTGCTGTTACAGCAACTCGCTCCTTGAAGATGCAACCAACAGGTATGCAAAACTTTATAGAGTGGGTAATTGATTTCGTAAAAGGAATCATTGGGAGTACAATGGATTGGAAAACTGGTGGACGTTTCTTAACATTAGGATTGACACTAATGATGTATATTTTCGTGTCTAATATGTTAGGATTACCATTCGCAGTAATAATAGGGGACAACCTCTGGTGGAAGTCACCAACTGCCGATCCTACGATTACTTTAACTCTAGCAGCAATGGTTGTAGCTTTAACTCATTTTTATGGGATTAAGCTTAAGGGTGCAGGCGAATACGGTCGTGATTTCCTAAGACCGATGCCGTTTTTACTCCCATTGAAAATCATTGAGGAGTTTGCAAATACGCTAACTCTTGGTCTGCGTCTTTACGGTAATATCTTTGCAGGTGAAATTCTTTTAGGGTTACTAGCGGGTCTGGCAACTACCGGTATAGCTGGGACACTTGGTGCTATCGTGCCAACGCTGTTATGGCAAGCGTTTAGTGTTTTTGTAGGTACAATTCAAGCATTTATCTTCACTATGTTAACAATGGTATATATGGCACACAAAGTGAGTCATGACCATTAA
- a CDS encoding F0F1 ATP synthase subunit delta, with protein sequence MSQNIVAKRYAEALFLSANEQNKLNEIRAELKAVYDALVNHSDFLLLLKNPKLTKEAKKDLVKDAFSSCSQIVINTLFLLIDRKREEVILEIIENYFERANEAQGLADAKVYSVRPLTADEEKALSESFAKTVGKKELHITNIVDTDLLGGVKLRIGNTIFDGSVKGKLDRIERQLVSVKR encoded by the coding sequence ATGAGCCAAAACATAGTTGCTAAGCGTTATGCTGAAGCTCTCTTTTTATCTGCTAACGAACAAAATAAACTGAATGAAATTCGTGCAGAATTGAAAGCAGTTTATGATGCGTTAGTGAATCATAGTGATTTCTTACTGTTGTTGAAAAATCCAAAACTTACAAAAGAAGCGAAGAAAGACTTAGTCAAGGACGCTTTTTCAAGTTGTTCACAAATTGTTATAAATACACTTTTCTTATTAATTGACCGTAAACGTGAGGAAGTAATTCTTGAAATTATTGAGAATTATTTCGAGCGAGCGAATGAAGCACAAGGTCTTGCAGATGCAAAAGTATACTCTGTTCGTCCTTTAACCGCTGACGAAGAAAAAGCGCTTTCTGAGTCTTTCGCTAAAACAGTTGGTAAGAAAGAGCTTCATATTACAAATATCGTTGATACAGACTTACTTGGCGGTGTAAAACTACGAATTGGAAATACAATTTTCGATGGTAGTGTCAAAGGTAAGTTAGATCGCATTGAAAGACAGTTAGTTTCTGTAAAACGCTAA
- the atpA gene encoding F0F1 ATP synthase subunit alpha encodes MSINAEEISALIKKQIENYQSDIQVSDVGTVIQIGDGIARAHGLDNVMAGELVEFSNGVMGLAQNLEENNVGIVILGPYTDIREGDEVRRTGRIMEVPVGEELLGRVVNPLGQPVDGLGPIETTKSRPIEGQAPGVMARKSVHEPLQTGIKAIDSLIPIGRGQRELIIGDRQTGKTAVAIDTILNQKDEDMICIYVAIGQKESTVRGVVETLRQHGALDYTIVVTASASQPAPLLFLAPYTGVTMGEEFMYNGKHVLVIYDDLSKQASAYRELSLLLRRPPGREAFPGDVFYLHSRLLERAAKLSDALGGGSLTALPFIETQAGDVSAYIPTNVISITDGQIFLQSDLFHSGVRPAVNAGLSVSRVGGSAQVKAMRKVSGTLRLDLASYRELEAFAQFGSDLDKATQAKLNRGARTVEVLKQGLHKPLSVDKQVASLYALTKGFLDDIAVEDIQRFEEEYHTWLEHNKKDMLNHIRGTGNLPEDEEFKAAINEFKKSFIPSNNN; translated from the coding sequence ATGAGCATTAACGCAGAAGAAATTAGTGCGCTGATAAAAAAGCAGATTGAAAATTATCAGTCAGATATTCAAGTAAGTGATGTCGGTACAGTTATCCAAATTGGTGATGGTATCGCGCGTGCTCATGGACTTGACAATGTCATGGCTGGTGAACTTGTTGAGTTTTCTAATGGTGTCATGGGACTGGCACAGAACTTGGAAGAAAACAACGTTGGTATCGTAATCCTAGGTCCTTACACGGATATTCGTGAAGGTGACGAAGTACGTCGTACTGGTCGCATCATGGAAGTTCCTGTTGGGGAAGAGCTACTAGGACGTGTAGTTAATCCACTAGGTCAACCAGTAGACGGTTTAGGTCCAATTGAAACAACTAAATCACGACCAATTGAAGGACAAGCACCAGGTGTTATGGCTCGTAAATCAGTACATGAGCCACTTCAAACAGGTATTAAAGCGATCGATTCATTAATTCCAATCGGTCGAGGTCAACGTGAATTAATTATCGGTGACCGTCAGACAGGTAAGACAGCTGTAGCAATCGACACGATCCTTAACCAAAAAGACGAAGATATGATTTGTATCTATGTTGCAATTGGTCAAAAGGAATCTACTGTTCGTGGGGTAGTTGAAACACTACGTCAACACGGCGCATTAGATTATACGATTGTTGTTACAGCTAGTGCGTCTCAACCTGCTCCATTGCTATTCCTTGCACCATATACAGGTGTAACGATGGGTGAGGAATTCATGTATAACGGTAAGCACGTTCTTGTTATTTACGATGACTTATCAAAACAAGCTTCTGCATACCGTGAGCTTTCATTATTACTTCGTCGTCCACCAGGTCGTGAAGCATTCCCAGGGGATGTATTCTACTTACACTCTCGTCTTCTAGAGCGTGCAGCGAAGTTAAGTGATGCTCTTGGAGGCGGTTCTCTAACAGCATTACCATTTATTGAAACACAAGCAGGTGACGTTTCTGCTTATATTCCAACGAACGTTATCTCAATTACTGATGGACAGATTTTCTTACAATCTGACTTATTCCACTCAGGCGTACGTCCAGCCGTGAACGCAGGTCTTTCTGTATCACGTGTAGGAGGTTCTGCCCAAGTTAAGGCGATGAGGAAAGTATCAGGGACACTTCGTCTGGACCTTGCTTCATATCGTGAATTAGAGGCATTTGCACAGTTTGGTTCTGACCTTGATAAAGCTACTCAAGCAAAGCTTAATCGAGGTGCCCGCACTGTAGAAGTTCTGAAACAAGGATTGCATAAACCTCTTTCAGTTGATAAGCAAGTTGCAAGTTTATATGCATTAACAAAAGGTTTCCTTGATGACATTGCTGTAGAAGATATTCAACGCTTTGAAGAAGAATATCACACTTGGTTAGAGCATAACAAAAAAGATATGCTTAACCATATTCGTGGGACAGGTAACTTGCCTGAAGATGAAGAATTCAAAGCTGCAATTAATGAATTTAAGAAATCTTTTATTCCTTCGAATAACAATTAA
- the atpF gene encoding F0F1 ATP synthase subunit B: MQYGAELYVLGAGGAFGFNLGDVLFQLTMFLILLALLRKYAFGPVLGIMKEREEHISNEISEAEKSRKEAAALVAEQQGALKAARQEAQGLIENAKKIGEQQEKELLEKARSEAARLKEAASKELEQEKDQAIAALREQVSSLSVLIASKVIEKELSEQDQQQLINEYIKEAGESR, from the coding sequence GTGCAGTATGGTGCAGAACTTTATGTTTTAGGTGCTGGTGGAGCGTTTGGATTTAATCTAGGCGATGTATTATTTCAGCTTACAATGTTCCTAATCTTGTTAGCACTTTTACGCAAATATGCTTTCGGTCCAGTTCTGGGCATTATGAAGGAACGTGAAGAGCATATTTCAAATGAAATTTCTGAAGCTGAAAAAAGCCGCAAAGAAGCTGCCGCACTCGTTGCTGAGCAACAAGGAGCGTTAAAAGCAGCGCGACAAGAGGCGCAGGGATTAATTGAGAATGCTAAGAAAATAGGCGAGCAGCAAGAGAAAGAATTGCTTGAGAAAGCTCGTAGTGAAGCAGCTCGTTTGAAAGAAGCTGCATCGAAAGAGCTTGAACAAGAGAAGGACCAAGCAATTGCCGCTTTACGTGAGCAAGTATCTTCCTTGTCTGTATTGATTGCTTCTAAAGTAATTGAGAAAGAACTTAGTGAACAGGACCAACAACAATTGATTAATGAATACATTAAAGAGGCAGGAGAGTCACGATGA